The following proteins come from a genomic window of Microtus ochrogaster isolate Prairie Vole_2 chromosome 7, MicOch1.0, whole genome shotgun sequence:
- the Crk gene encoding adapter molecule crk isoform X2 produces the protein MAGNFDSEERSSWYWGRLSRQEAVALLQGQRHGVFLVRDSSTSPGDYVLSVSENSRVSHYIINSSGPRPPVPPSPAQPPPGVSPSRLRIGDQEFDSLPALLEFYKIHYLDTTTLIEPVSRSRQGSGVILRQEEAEYVRALFDFNGNDEEDLPFKKGDILRIRDKPEEQWWNAEDSEGKRGMIPVPYVEKYRPASASVSALIGGR, from the exons ATGGCGGGCAATTTCGACTCGGAGGAGCGGAGTAGCTGGTACTGGGGCCGCTTGAGCCGGCAGGAGGCGGTGGCGCTATTGCAGGGCCAGCGGCACGGGGTGTTCCTGGTGCGGGACTCGAGCACCAGCCCCGGGGACTATGTGCTCAGCGTCTCCGAGAACTCGCGTGTCTCTCACTACATCATCAACAGCAGCGGCCCGCGCCCTCCAGTGCCTCCGTCGCCCGCTCAGCCTCCGCCGG GAGTGAGTCCCTCCCGGCTCCGAATAGGAGATCAAGAATTTGATTCATTGCCTGCTTTACTGGAATTCTACAAAATACACTATTTGGACACTACAACATTGATAGAACCAGTTTCCAGATCCAGGCAGGGTAGTGGAGTGATTCtcaggcaggaggaggcagagtaTGTGCGAGCCCTTTTTGACTTTAATGGGAATGATGAAGAAGATCTTCCCTTTAAGAAAGGAGACATCCTGAGAATCCGGGATAAGCCTGAAGAGCAGTGGTGGAATGCGGAGGACAGCGAAGGAAAGAGGGGGATGATTCCAGTCCCTTACGTGGAGAAGTATAGACCTGCCTCCGCCTCAGTATCGGCTCTGATTGGAG